One genomic segment of Aliarcobacter cibarius includes these proteins:
- the nuoI gene encoding NADH-quinone oxidoreductase subunit NuoI yields MNEKNYKIVVEDDYPKSNWDIFKQIIKRSLKGELLVGLKITIGIFYRTLFKNESATVHYPKEKLPLSPRYRAVHKLLRLLESENERCIGCGLCEKICISKCIKMDTRIDENSRKEVLEYTINMGRCIFCGYCAEVCPELAIVHGQRYENASEQRAHFTLKEDILTPKNSLKWQIEYDGFGSVSKDADKKIKKTPLSY; encoded by the coding sequence ATGAATGAAAAAAATTACAAAATTGTAGTAGAAGATGATTATCCTAAGTCAAATTGGGATATTTTCAAGCAAATTATAAAAAGATCACTTAAAGGTGAACTTCTTGTTGGTCTTAAAATAACTATTGGAATATTTTATAGAACTCTATTTAAAAATGAAAGTGCAACTGTACACTATCCAAAAGAAAAACTTCCCTTGAGTCCAAGATATAGAGCAGTTCATAAACTTCTAAGACTTTTGGAGTCTGAAAATGAAAGATGCATTGGTTGTGGACTTTGCGAAAAAATATGTATCTCAAAATGTATAAAAATGGATACAAGAATTGATGAAAATTCAAGAAAAGAAGTTCTAGAGTACACAATAAACATGGGAAGATGTATTTTTTGTGGATATTGTGCAGAAGTTTGCCCTGAATTAGCAATTGTTCATGGACAAAGATATGAAAATGCTAGTGAACAAAGAGCTCATTTTACTCTAAAAGAAGATATTTTAACTCCTAAAAATAGTTTAAAATGGCAAATAGAGTATGATGGTTTTGGAAGCGTTTCAAAAGATGCTGATAAAAAAATCAAAAAAACTCCACTATCTTATTAG